The DNA segment TCAACGAGCATCGCCAAGTGCTGGAAGCCTGGCTGACCACCGAAGTGCCGCCCCAGGAAAAGCCCGGCAATGACCTGTCAGCGCGGGATTTGGCTTGGCTCAAGGGCAACGCCAATTTGGTTGTAGCGTATCGCACAGACTGGCCGCCATTCGAGTTTCAGCAGGATGGAAAGCCCGCTGGCCTGGTGCCGGATTTGATGTCGCGGCTGGAAACCAAGCTGGGCGTGCGCTTTCAGAATACCGCGCCGATTGGCCGGTTGCAGGCTGAAGAACAGCTCAAAACCGGCGAGGTGGATATTTTACCGGGCATCTCACGCACCCCCCGCACAGAACAGGATTTTCTGTTTACCCGGCCCTACCTGACTGTACCTATTGCTCTGGCGATCCGCGACGACGGCCGTTTTATCGGCGATTTGCGTGAACTACGCCAGGAAAAAGTGGGGGTGGTGAATCGCCATGCCGCTCACGATTATCTGTTGATCAATCATCCGAATCTGAATATCTATCCGGTGACCAGCGTGGAAGAGGGCTTGCTGGCACTGTCGAACGGCGATCTGGACGTGATGGTAACGCACATTCCGGCGGTCAGTTACACCGTGACCCGTCTAGGATTAACCAACCTTCGCATTACCAGCGTGACGCCCTATGAGTACGAATTGCGGTTGGCGGTGCGCAAAGACCATCCGGATTTGCAGCGCATTCTCAACAAGGCGTTGAGCAGCATGGAAAGCGTGGAAACCGAATCCATTTATAACCGCTGGATTCATCTCGATATCGAACAGGCGACTGATTACACCGTGGTGCGCCGGGTGGTTCTGCTGGCGGTGGTGGTGGTGCTGATATTCTTGTACTGGAATCGTAAACTGTCGCGGGAAGTGGACGAGCGAATCCGCTCGGAAAACGCACTGCGGCGCAGTGAAGATGAACTGCGGGCGGCTAAGCTCGAAGCTGAGCGGTTGGCGCGGGAAGCGGAAGCCGCTAGTCTGACAAAAAGTGAATTTCTGGCCAACATGTCCCATGAGATTCGCACCCCGATGAACGCGGTGATCGGCTACAGCGATTTGTTGAGCAATACGGTAACAGACCCACAGCAGCGCAATTATTTGGACGCCATTCGCGCCGGTAGCCGTGCATTGTTGATGCTGATTAACGACATTCTGGACTTGTCTCGAATTGAAGCGGGCAAAATGCGGCTGGATTATGCGCCGGTGTCTATGCGCAGAATGCTCGGCGATGTGTTGCACATTTTCGACCTGCGTGCCCGCGACCAAGGCGTTACCCTAGAGGTCAGCGTGGGTAAAAAGATGCCGGCAGCGCTGATGTTGGACGAAACACGCCTGCGCCAAGTGCTCTTCAACCTGGCGGGTAACGCTATAAAATTTACCCACGAGGGCGGGGTGACGGTACGCGCTAAGGCTAGCCCCTTGCCAAAGCAGAGCTATCCGCCGGGCACCAAACCCGGAGAACCCGAGCACCCGCGTTACCGGCTGGAAATTACCGTCACCGACACCGGAATCGGCATTGCGACTGACCAGCAAGAGCGAATTTTCGATGCTTTTGAGCAGCAGGAAGGCCAGAACTCGCGGCGCTACGGCGGCACTGGCCTTGGGCTGGCCATCAGCCGTAAACTGGCGCTAATGATGGGCGGAGAATTGACCCTGAAAAGCACCCTTGACGAAGGTTCAGTGTTCAAGCTGATTCTTCCGGATGTGGCCTCAACCGGCGAAGAAGTCGAGGAAGAAGGCAAACCGGAAGAAGGTGAGCGCCTGCTTGCGCAGACTTTGAGTATGCACGAGCGGGGTTGGTTGCGGCAGCAGTTGGCGGAAGATTTCGGTGACGAGTGGGAAAGCGTGCGCAAAAGCGGTGATCCGGAGAAAATGCGCGATTTTGCCGAACGCCTGGTGGCCTGGGGCCAACGTTACCGTTCGCACTCGGTATCCAGCTATAGCGAAAAGCTGCTGGCAGACGTGTCGGCGTTCAACCTTGACGCGGTGAATAGTTCATTAGAGTCGTTCCCGCGCTTGCTGGGTCAGGGCTAAGGACAGGGTAATTCGTCATTCTGATTCGATTGCAGAGGTAACAGTATATGTTCCAGCTCATATTCAAAGGCGAGTGTGTTGCAGGCACTGACCCTGCGGCAGCTCGCAGTAATGCGCAGCAATTATTCAAAGCCAATGATGCCCAGCTTGACCGCATGTTCAGCGGCAAGCCAGTGGTTATTCGCAACCAACTCGACCAAGCCGAGGCTGAAAAATACCGCGCCTTACTGCAAAAGCATGGGATGCGGTCTTACGTTCAGGCGATGGCGCCCGTGCAAGCCGGTGCGCAGGCGCAAACGGCGCGTTCAAACTCTGCACCTCAGTCAGCCGCTGCTTCTAAGCCACCGCCACGCAAAGCCAGTAGCCCCTTCGCGGTAAATCAGGCGAGCGGCAGTGGCCTGCCCATCGCTGGCGAGCGCACCGATGCGGTGCTGGCAGGGTCTGCGTTGACTCTGGATCCACCGGGCGTAAGCCTAGCTGAGTCCGTACCGGTAGAGGTCCCGAGTTTTGATCATCTTGATGCGTGGAGCCTGGCACCGGCTGGCAGCGATATTGGCAGCAAAGAAGAGTTGCCGCCGCCCATCGTGCCAGACACGTCGCACCTGGCTGTAGATCCGTTGCCGTCCGATGAAAAAAACCCGCGCTGAAACTGCTATTGGTCAGCGGTTTATAGCAGCGGTGCGGCAAGGCGTATGGCGCGGCAGGTAATTCGAAACGCTAGGGACCTGTCGCGATAATCGCGCTCGTCCATCAAGTGGGACTGTTTGAAGTCCTCGGTCAGCATCGCGTCTACTTCCTCGACAAACTTGCCTGATGTGTTGATCGCCGTAATTTCGAAATTCAGGCGCATGGAGCGGTTGTCCAGATTAGCCGTGCCGACCGCGGTGTAGCGGTCGTCCACCAGAATCACCTTTTGGTGCATGAAGCCGGGCTGATAGCGATAAATCTGAATGCCGGCCTGGCAGGCTTGTACCAGATAGGAATAGGCCGCCAGGCCAATGATGCGGCTGTCGGATTTTTCCGGAATTAAAATTCTGACGTCTATCCCTCTCAGCGCCGCCAGTTGCAATGCGTTCATCACCTGAACATCGGGCACGAAATAAGGTGATGCAATCCACACCCGCTCGCGGGCATTGTTGATGCAGTTGAGGAAAAACAGCGTACAGCTTTCCCAACTGTCGGCGGGCCCGGTAGGCAGAATCAGAATTCGTTCGTCACCGGGGGTATTGTGATGTGGCGCCCAGTTCAGCTCTGGAAAGGTGTCGCTGGCCCAGTTCCAGTCTTCTAACCAAGCCAGTTGCAACCCGGTTACCGCGGGGCCTTCAATACGGCAGTGGGTGTCGCGCCAGGGTTCCTGTTCCATGGCGGCGCCCAGATACTCGTCTGCCAAATTAATACCGCCAACAAAGCCTACTTTGCCATCACAGACCAGAATTTTGCGGTGATTGCGAAAATTCATCTGAAAGCGCCAGCGGCGCACATTGCCATCGTCAAAGGCGGCGGTGTGGGCGCCGGCTTGTGTCAGTTCCCTGATGTATTTGCGAGGCAAGCCAAAGCTGCCAATGTTGTCGTGTAAAAACCACACATTCACTCCTTCCGCCAGCTTGCGTTCCAGAATGGACTTTATGCGCTGCCCAACACGGTCAGAGCGCACAATGTAGAACTCCAGCAAGATGTAGTGCTGAGCGTTTTCCATGCAGTCAAACAGGGCGTCGAAAGTCGCTTCGCCGTCGCGTAATAAAGTGCTGTGATTGCCGTCCGTAAACGGCTGGCGTGCCAGCTTGCTGAGTACCTGAAGTTCGTCGCTGAAATGGTGGTGCGCTGGTGAGCGTAACGAGGTTTCTTGCTGTTCAAACCGGTTCAGCAGATTGGTCAGCGCGTCGTCGCCCATGCGTCGCGCTTTAATGTACCCACCAAAGCGCGAACGTCCAATAAGCAAGAACAATGGCAAGGTAATCCACGGCAGTGCCAGTAAGGCGAAAACCCATGCCAAAGCCCCCTGGGCCGTGCGATACGTCATCAGGATCCGGTAGATGCACATCAGAGATGCCACATACACCAGAGCAACAATAACGGCAATCAGAGAGAATTCGGGCATCTGGGTTCCTGCATTGGCGGGCACGGCGGGCGCGGTGTTGTAATGAGTCAAGATAGCATGGCGTCTGTCATCGGGCACTGCATGTGGCACTGCGGCCGGTGTGAGGAGCGCAGGATCTTTGTCGATGTGGCTGTTCCAGTGCTAATCTAGCGACCAAAAGCGTCGCAAGGAAATCTCTGATGACTGTTGAACTCAATGCCCGCCAAGCCGGACCTGCCGCATCCGGGCGTTTGCCATTAATTGTGTTGCACGGGTTGTTCGGTTCGCTGGACAACTTGGGCGGGATAATCCGTCGTTTGGAAGACCGTTGGCAGATTCATGCCCTGGATCAGCGTAATCACGGCCAGTCGCCCCACACCGACACCATGGACTACCCAGCCATGGCGGCGGACGTAATAGCCTACATGGACAAGCAGGGCCTTGAACGCGCTTGCGTGTTGGGCCATTCCATGGGTGGCAAAGTGGCGATGCAACTGGCATTACTGGCGCCGGATCGAGTTGACCGGGTGATTGTTGCCGATATTTCGCCGGTCGCTTACACACCGCGCCACGATGCCATTCTTGAAGGGCTCAAAGCCATGGACTTAAGCGCGGTAGGCTCGCGCACCGAGGCGGACCGACAGATGGCAAACTTTGTGGTCGACGCCGGCGTTCGCCAATTTCTGCTGAAAAATTTGGAACGTATTCCGAAGGACCAAACGATTGAAGGCGGGCCGGTCTTTCGCTGGTTGCTGAACCTGGCGACAATCGAGCGTTGCTATTCGCAGCTCGCCGATGCTCCGCAAGGTGAAGGCCCGTTTGAAGGGCCGGTGCTGTTTATTAAAGGCGCCGATTCGGCGTATCTGCAAAGTAAGCATAAAGACATCATTTTGCAGCTGTTCCCCAATGCCAGCGTAAAGGTGATTGAGGGCACAGGCCATTGGCTGCACGCCGAAAAACCGGACACCTTTGCTACCTTGTGTGTGGACTTTCTTGCCACTGACGATTGAGTCAATATAAGGCTAAGCGTGATGTCTTGAATGAAGGGGCACACCGCCTTATCTGATACACTCAAAATGCGCAGAGTTCACTATTATCTCTGCCGAACTATGACTGACCCCCTTGCCGGAGCACCCCATGGAAGACACCGTTAACACCAGCATGCGAAAAGTAGTTTACGAGGAGTTTGGTGACCGTGATGTTTTACAGCTTGTTGATGCTCTGGTGCCTGAGCCTCAGGCGGGCCAGGTGCTGGTCAAGGTCCACGGCGCCGGCCTTAACCCGATTGACTGGAAAACCCGCAAAGGCTTGGGCTTTGTGGCCAAGCAGCTGAGCGAACAAGATCTGCTGCCGTGGACGCCGGGTTATGATCTGGCCGGTGAAGTTGTCAGCGTAGGCGATAATGTAAACACCTTGGTACCAGGGGACCGGGTGATGGGGTTGGCAGGTTTCGCCCTGACGGGCGGCAGCTATGCCAGCTATGCGCTGGCCCAGGCTGATGAACTGGCCATTGTGCCGGAAAACCTGGATTTGGTGACTGCCGGGGCGTTGCCGTTGGCAGCGCTGACTGCCTGGCAGGCGTTATTCGAGGTGGCTGACCTACAGTCCGGTCAAAAAATTCTGATTCACGCCGGCGCCGGCGGTGTCGGGCACCTGGCCGTGCAATTTGCCCTGACCCAAGGCGCCCACGTCATTGCGACCGCCTCGAAGGACCACCACGATTTTCTGGGCCGCCTGGGTGTGCACGAAATCATCGATTACACCACCACCGACGTAGCTCAGGAATGTTTTGGCCTGGATGTGGTGTTGGACCTAGTGGGCAGCGATGCTGGTCGGCGTTCTTTAAACTGTTTGGGTGAAAAAGGTGTGCTGGTAACGGTGCCCACTGTGACCGCAGATGTGATTATCTGTGCCGCCGAAGCCATGGGCCTGAGAGCGCACGGCATGACGGTGCGCCCGGATGTGTTTCATCTTGAGGAAATCGCCGAACTGATTGAAGACGGCGATGTCACCGTTCATATCGAAAAGGTGTTTTCACTGGTCGAGGTCGCTGCCGCCCACGAGTTGCTGGAAGGCGGCCACGTTTGCGGCAAGCTGGTACTGGACTGCCGCGATTGATTGGTTATTTTGCGCCATTACCTTCGGCGTTTTCACGGTCTTTGCGTTCTTTGCGCTCTTTTGGTGCGCGGTCCGGAACCAGGCTGATCAGCGTAGAATTCTCACCGGGCTTGATTTTGTCCATGGATTTCACTGGGGTAATGCGGCCTTTGCCATCAAACATAAACAGTACTAGGGCCTGGCTCTGGTACTTGTCCAAAAAGTTTTGATAGCTGAACTCATCGCTAAGCTCGGTGGTTTTTACCGAGTAGCCCTGGCTTGCCAGGCTGGCCAATTTGGCGTAGCTGACGCCGTTGAAAAGGCCGCGTGTCTGTTGGATTTTTTCGGCTGTTTGATGACGCGCTTTCTGGTCCTGATCGCCTTCTGCCAAGCTATACACGCTGTTGTCACCAAACCAGTCCAGAAAGTGATAGGTGGCTAGGGAATTCATGTGTTTGTAAGGTGAAATAACCAGCAGGTTGCCGACTCCGGTCAAATCCAGCTGGTTAGACGCGTGCTCAGACACCGGGTTACCAAAGTACACCTGCAGATTCTCCATTCGCGCCTGGCGCACGTTCTCCCAGTTGGTGTCCGCAAGCACCACCGGGACCTCGTGTTTTTTTAAGGTAAGACCAATCATGCGCGCCACCGGGTTGGCCCCCAGAATCAGAAACCCGAACTCTGACGGCTCCGCCACATTTAGTAGGTTTGCCAGTGGCCGAGCGGTCAGACTCTGAATGGTTACGGTGGCAATAATTAACATGAACACGAGCGGTACAATAGCGCCTGCGCCATCATAGCCTACTTTTTGCAGTTGGAAGGCGAACAGTGCAGACACCGCCGCGGCAACAATGCCCCGCGGTGCTATCCAGCTTAAGAACAGTTTTTCGCGCCAGTTCAGATTGGTACCAATAGCCGATAGAAAAATGCTCAGAGGCCGCGCTACCAGCATCAATATGGCTAATACCCAGGCTAAGCCCCAGCCCAAGTCGGCTATTGCAGAAAATTCGATGCGCGCCGCCAGAATAATAAACAGTGCGGAAATCAGCAGTACGCTCAGGGATTCCTTGAATTCCAGAATGCTGTCGACTGGCACCTGTTTCATATTCGCCATCCAGATACCCATGATGGTCACCGTCAGCAGGCCGGACTCGTGCGCCAGTTCGTTCGACAGTGCATACACGCCGAGCATGAAGGTCAGCGTGCCGGCATTGTGCAGGTATTGGGGTATCCAGTGTTTACGTAGCACCTGACCATTCAAATAGCCCGCTGCCGCACCTAAAAAAGTGCCTACCGCGATGGTTTTGGCAAAAATATACAGTGAGTGGCCAAACACATTGCCCTGACCCCAAGACACAATGCCCTCGAACACCAGTACTGCCAGCAGGGCGCCAATGGGGTCAATAATAATGCCTTCCCATTGTAGAATATTAGCGAGTTTCGAGCTGGGCCGGACCGAGCGCAGCAGTGGCGCAATCACGGTAGGGCCTGTAACAATGGATATGGCGCCAAACAGCAGGGCGATTTCCCAAGAAATGCCCAGAATATAGTGCGTCGACAAGGTGCCGATGGTACCCGTAACAATCGCGCCAATGGGGAGCAAATTGCGAACCATTTTGCCGTGGCCGCGAATTTCGGCAAAGCGCAGCGTTAGGCTACCTTCAAACAGGATAATGGCCACAGCCAGTGACACCATCGGAAATAGCAGGTCGCCAAACACATCTTCGGGATTCAAATAGCCTAGTACCGGGCCCGACACAATACCGCCAGCCAGCAAAAACAGTATGGCTGGCATACGTACGCGCCAGGCCAGCCATTGGCAAAACAGTGAAAGCACACCGATAGAAGCGAGCAGCCAAACAGTGCTTACGGGCATAGAAATCGGTTCCGTGAATTAGGGTTGGGCGCGTTGTGCGATTTTGTTAAGCAGCCGCGAGGCCGCAAAAAAACCGAAGCTGGCAGTCACCGGGCTGGCGGCACCAAAGCCGGTGGCGCAATCGAGCCGAACCGGGCCCGCGTTAACCGGTTTTTGCAGGCAGGTTGTACCGTCGGCGGCGGGATACGTCAGCTGTTCCAGCGAGTATACGGCTTCTATGCCAAAACGCCGTTGCGGATTACGTGAAAAACCGTACTGTCGGCGCAGCAGGTTGCGCACTTTGGCCAGCAGCGGGTCTTGGGTAGTTTTGCTTAAATCGGCCACGCGAATTTGAGTTGGGTCCATTTGTCCTCCGGCGCCCCCAGCACACACAATCGGCAGCTTGTTGCGCTGGCAGTAAGCCAATAAAGCGGTTTTTGGCCTCACACTGTCGATAGCATCGATGACGCCGGTGATGTCGGCGGTTATCCGTTGCGGGATGTTATCGATAGTAATGAACGCAAACTGGGTGCGAATATCGGCGGCAGGATTGATGGCCCGCAAACGCTCGGCCATGGCATCGGTTTTAGTTTTACCGTACTGTCCACTGAGCGCGTGCAGTTGGCGGTTAGTGTTGGATACACAGATATCGTCCATATCAATTAACGTTAGCGTGCCAATGCCGCTGCGAGCCAAAGCTTCTGCTGCCCAAGAACCCACTCCACCAAGGCCGACAATGGCAATGTGGGCTTGGCGAAAGGCCTCAAGTGCACTGCGGCCATACAAGCGCTCAATGCCGCCAAAGCGGAAGGCGTAATCGTCGGCGTTCATAATCTCTCCAATGGGCTTTAGCCTGCTATTGTAACCCAGCGCTGGCAGATACAAAAAAGCTGAAATAATGAAGTAATGGCGCGGAACATTGGCTCTTTGAGCTTTGGCAGGCGTAACAATTATTGCTCGAAGCACAGCTTAGCTCTGCATGGCAACAAACAGCCGTGCACGATTCTTTTAAACGGACCTTGGTGAATGCTATGCGAATTTTGATAGCGGGTGTGTCTGGCGCGATTGGCGCAGCGCTGGCCGAAAAACTTGGGGCTCGAGCTGATGTTGAGATTATTGGCCTTTGCCGTCAGCCGGGAAAAGCGCCGGCGTTTCTGCACGAGCAACATCAGGTATTGGCTTGGGATGCAGAAAAACCCGAGGCCCTAGGTCAGGTTGCCGCGGAATTAGCCGCTACTGTGCCAAAAGCAGAAGGGCTGGATATGATTATCTACGCTGCAGGCATACTGCACGGAGAAAATATGAAGCCAGAGAAACGCTTGGAAGATTTGCAGGCCAGTTCCCTGGTGCGGGCTATGGCGGTGAACGCCAGTGGCTTTGGGTTGCTGGTGCAAGCATTATTACCTTGGCTGCGGCACAAGCGCACAAAGCGCATTGTGGCGATTTCCGCCAAGGTAGGTGGCATTGGCGACAACCGCTTGGGGGGTTGGTACGCCTATCGTAGTTCCAAAGCAGCGCTGAACATGTTGGTAAAAACGCTGTCTGTAGAGCTACCCAGGCGCATGTCGCCGGTGGTCTGTATTGCGTTACATCCAGGTACAACTCATTCGGCATTGAGTGAGCCATTCTCTCAATCGCTGGCTAACTTGGAAGTACACGATCCCTGTGAAACCGCTGCCAACCTGTTAACCGTGATTGACCACATTGACGAATCGATGAATGGCAGCTTTTTATCGTGGGACGGCAACATACTGCCTTGGTAAAGACAGCGTGCTAATAGTGATTTTATTGGTTAATACGTAACCTGCTCAGCTCATGAAAGGGTTGAGCAGCCGGGTAAAGGTACCCGTT comes from the Marinobacter psychrophilus genome and includes:
- a CDS encoding transporter substrate-binding domain-containing protein; the encoded protein is MKAAHVLILCWLLSGLSTPLRAEPANMLGAPVAAGAPSASASPFNEPELATKPPLGLAQDSADRLWLAEHERVTVSVKAEQVPLVFNTGSGSLAGIYIDYLAKLSIKLGVPVEPRPPGSDVDAALVTRFSDAPPATDFVHTQPLMSLTYGLFARAGDGIIRSLADLENSRVAVISNDVNQYPLLDPVENFEPVMVADVAEAVNVVLSGQAVGFLGPVPVVSDYLQSARVNGISLAVLPDQKTIDVVLRLPASEAESPLLRLLNDAIARIDLNEHRQVLEAWLTTEVPPQEKPGNDLSARDLAWLKGNANLVVAYRTDWPPFEFQQDGKPAGLVPDLMSRLETKLGVRFQNTAPIGRLQAEEQLKTGEVDILPGISRTPRTEQDFLFTRPYLTVPIALAIRDDGRFIGDLRELRQEKVGVVNRHAAHDYLLINHPNLNIYPVTSVEEGLLALSNGDLDVMVTHIPAVSYTVTRLGLTNLRITSVTPYEYELRLAVRKDHPDLQRILNKALSSMESVETESIYNRWIHLDIEQATDYTVVRRVVLLAVVVVLIFLYWNRKLSREVDERIRSENALRRSEDELRAAKLEAERLAREAEAASLTKSEFLANMSHEIRTPMNAVIGYSDLLSNTVTDPQQRNYLDAIRAGSRALLMLINDILDLSRIEAGKMRLDYAPVSMRRMLGDVLHIFDLRARDQGVTLEVSVGKKMPAALMLDETRLRQVLFNLAGNAIKFTHEGGVTVRAKASPLPKQSYPPGTKPGEPEHPRYRLEITVTDTGIGIATDQQERIFDAFEQQEGQNSRRYGGTGLGLAISRKLALMMGGELTLKSTLDEGSVFKLILPDVASTGEEVEEEGKPEEGERLLAQTLSMHERGWLRQQLAEDFGDEWESVRKSGDPEKMRDFAERLVAWGQRYRSHSVSSYSEKLLADVSAFNLDAVNSSLESFPRLLGQG
- a CDS encoding SDR family NAD(P)-dependent oxidoreductase, coding for MRILIAGVSGAIGAALAEKLGARADVEIIGLCRQPGKAPAFLHEQHQVLAWDAEKPEALGQVAAELAATVPKAEGLDMIIYAAGILHGENMKPEKRLEDLQASSLVRAMAVNASGFGLLVQALLPWLRHKRTKRIVAISAKVGGIGDNRLGGWYAYRSSKAALNMLVKTLSVELPRRMSPVVCIALHPGTTHSALSEPFSQSLANLEVHDPCETAANLLTVIDHIDESMNGSFLSWDGNILPW
- the tcdA gene encoding tRNA cyclic N6-threonylcarbamoyladenosine(37) synthase TcdA, with translation MNADDYAFRFGGIERLYGRSALEAFRQAHIAIVGLGGVGSWAAEALARSGIGTLTLIDMDDICVSNTNRQLHALSGQYGKTKTDAMAERLRAINPAADIRTQFAFITIDNIPQRITADITGVIDAIDSVRPKTALLAYCQRNKLPIVCAGGAGGQMDPTQIRVADLSKTTQDPLLAKVRNLLRRQYGFSRNPQRRFGIEAVYSLEQLTYPAADGTTCLQKPVNAGPVRLDCATGFGAASPVTASFGFFAASRLLNKIAQRAQP
- the cls gene encoding cardiolipin synthase, with protein sequence MPEFSLIAVIVALVYVASLMCIYRILMTYRTAQGALAWVFALLALPWITLPLFLLIGRSRFGGYIKARRMGDDALTNLLNRFEQQETSLRSPAHHHFSDELQVLSKLARQPFTDGNHSTLLRDGEATFDALFDCMENAQHYILLEFYIVRSDRVGQRIKSILERKLAEGVNVWFLHDNIGSFGLPRKYIRELTQAGAHTAAFDDGNVRRWRFQMNFRNHRKILVCDGKVGFVGGINLADEYLGAAMEQEPWRDTHCRIEGPAVTGLQLAWLEDWNWASDTFPELNWAPHHNTPGDERILILPTGPADSWESCTLFFLNCINNARERVWIASPYFVPDVQVMNALQLAALRGIDVRILIPEKSDSRIIGLAAYSYLVQACQAGIQIYRYQPGFMHQKVILVDDRYTAVGTANLDNRSMRLNFEITAINTSGKFVEEVDAMLTEDFKQSHLMDERDYRDRSLAFRITCRAIRLAAPLL
- a CDS encoding NADP-dependent oxidoreductase; this encodes MEDTVNTSMRKVVYEEFGDRDVLQLVDALVPEPQAGQVLVKVHGAGLNPIDWKTRKGLGFVAKQLSEQDLLPWTPGYDLAGEVVSVGDNVNTLVPGDRVMGLAGFALTGGSYASYALAQADELAIVPENLDLVTAGALPLAALTAWQALFEVADLQSGQKILIHAGAGGVGHLAVQFALTQGAHVIATASKDHHDFLGRLGVHEIIDYTTTDVAQECFGLDVVLDLVGSDAGRRSLNCLGEKGVLVTVPTVTADVIICAAEAMGLRAHGMTVRPDVFHLEEIAELIEDGDVTVHIEKVFSLVEVAAAHELLEGGHVCGKLVLDCRD
- a CDS encoding cation:proton antiporter yields the protein MPVSTVWLLASIGVLSLFCQWLAWRVRMPAILFLLAGGIVSGPVLGYLNPEDVFGDLLFPMVSLAVAIILFEGSLTLRFAEIRGHGKMVRNLLPIGAIVTGTIGTLSTHYILGISWEIALLFGAISIVTGPTVIAPLLRSVRPSSKLANILQWEGIIIDPIGALLAVLVFEGIVSWGQGNVFGHSLYIFAKTIAVGTFLGAAAGYLNGQVLRKHWIPQYLHNAGTLTFMLGVYALSNELAHESGLLTVTIMGIWMANMKQVPVDSILEFKESLSVLLISALFIILAARIEFSAIADLGWGLAWVLAILMLVARPLSIFLSAIGTNLNWREKLFLSWIAPRGIVAAAVSALFAFQLQKVGYDGAGAIVPLVFMLIIATVTIQSLTARPLANLLNVAEPSEFGFLILGANPVARMIGLTLKKHEVPVVLADTNWENVRQARMENLQVYFGNPVSEHASNQLDLTGVGNLLVISPYKHMNSLATYHFLDWFGDNSVYSLAEGDQDQKARHQTAEKIQQTRGLFNGVSYAKLASLASQGYSVKTTELSDEFSYQNFLDKYQSQALVLFMFDGKGRITPVKSMDKIKPGENSTLISLVPDRAPKERKERKDRENAEGNGAK
- a CDS encoding alpha/beta fold hydrolase; amino-acid sequence: MTVELNARQAGPAASGRLPLIVLHGLFGSLDNLGGIIRRLEDRWQIHALDQRNHGQSPHTDTMDYPAMAADVIAYMDKQGLERACVLGHSMGGKVAMQLALLAPDRVDRVIVADISPVAYTPRHDAILEGLKAMDLSAVGSRTEADRQMANFVVDAGVRQFLLKNLERIPKDQTIEGGPVFRWLLNLATIERCYSQLADAPQGEGPFEGPVLFIKGADSAYLQSKHKDIILQLFPNASVKVIEGTGHWLHAEKPDTFATLCVDFLATDD